From Peromyscus eremicus chromosome 3, PerEre_H2_v1, whole genome shotgun sequence, one genomic window encodes:
- the LOC131906828 gene encoding trypsin-4-like isoform X1: MTVYHDLDGYCNVTCFFLSTQDYFDHSVAFPFDDKIVGGYTCQKDSVPYQVSLNSGYHFCGGSLTNDQWVVSAAHCYKNRIQVRLGEHNINILEGNEHFVTVSKIIKHPDFDVKTLENDIMLIKLASPVTLNARVATVALPTYCAPAGTQCLISGWGDTLSFGVNHPDLLQCLDAPLLPQIDCETSYPGRITNNMVCAGFLEGGKDSCQGDSGGPVVCNGELQGIVSWGYGCALKDNPGVYTRVCNYVDWIANTIADN; this comes from the exons ATGACTGTGTATCACGACTTGGATGGGTACTGTAATGTTacctgcttttttctttctactcAGGATTACTTTGACCATTCAG TTGCTTTCCCTTTTGACGATAAGATCGTTGGAGGATACACCTGCCAGAAGGATTCTGTCCCCTACCAGGTATCCCTGAACTCTGGCTACCACTTCTGCGGAGGCTCCCTCACCAATGATCAATGGGTGGTGTCTGCAGCTCACTGCTATAAGAA CCGCATCCAAGTGAGGTTGGGAGAGCACAACATCAACATCCTTGAGGGCAATGAACACTTTGTCACTGTTTCCAAGATCATCAAGCACCCCGACTTTGATGTGAAAACCCTGGAAAATGACATCATGCTGATCAAGCTAGCTTCCCCTGTGACCCTCAATGCCCGAGTGGCCACTGTAGCTCTGCCTACCTACTGTGCACCTGCTGGCACTCAGTGCCTCATTTCTGGCTGGGGTGATACCTTGAGCTTTGGCG TGAACCACCCAGACCTACTCCAGTGCCTGGATGCCCCACTGCTGCCGCAGATTGACTGTGAAACCTCCTACCCTGGAAGGATCACTAATAACATGGTCTGTGCTGGCTTCCTTGAGGGAGGCAAAGATTCATGCCAG GGTGACTCTGGTGGCCCTGTGGTCTGCAATGGAGAGCTCCAGGGCATTGTCTCCTGGGGTTATGGCTGTGCCCTGAAGGACAACCCTGGTGTGTACACCAGGGTCTGCAACTATGTGGACTGGATTGCGAATACCATTGCTGATAACTAA
- the LOC131906828 gene encoding trypsin-4-like isoform X3: protein MSELWDFLIFLFLLVAFPFDDKIVGGYTCQKDSVPYQVSLNSGYHFCGGSLTNDQWVVSAAHCYKNRIQVRLGEHNINILEGNEHFVTVSKIIKHPDFDVKTLENDIMLIKLASPVTLNARVATVALPTYCAPAGTQCLISGWGDTLSFGVNHPDLLQCLDAPLLPQIDCETSYPGRITNNMVCAGFLEGGKDSCQGDSGGPVVCNGELQGIVSWGYGCALKDNPGVYTRVCNYVDWIANTIADN, encoded by the exons ATGTCTGAGCTTTGGgattttctgatttttctgttccttttag TTGCTTTCCCTTTTGACGATAAGATCGTTGGAGGATACACCTGCCAGAAGGATTCTGTCCCCTACCAGGTATCCCTGAACTCTGGCTACCACTTCTGCGGAGGCTCCCTCACCAATGATCAATGGGTGGTGTCTGCAGCTCACTGCTATAAGAA CCGCATCCAAGTGAGGTTGGGAGAGCACAACATCAACATCCTTGAGGGCAATGAACACTTTGTCACTGTTTCCAAGATCATCAAGCACCCCGACTTTGATGTGAAAACCCTGGAAAATGACATCATGCTGATCAAGCTAGCTTCCCCTGTGACCCTCAATGCCCGAGTGGCCACTGTAGCTCTGCCTACCTACTGTGCACCTGCTGGCACTCAGTGCCTCATTTCTGGCTGGGGTGATACCTTGAGCTTTGGCG TGAACCACCCAGACCTACTCCAGTGCCTGGATGCCCCACTGCTGCCGCAGATTGACTGTGAAACCTCCTACCCTGGAAGGATCACTAATAACATGGTCTGTGCTGGCTTCCTTGAGGGAGGCAAAGATTCATGCCAG GGTGACTCTGGTGGCCCTGTGGTCTGCAATGGAGAGCTCCAGGGCATTGTCTCCTGGGGTTATGGCTGTGCCCTGAAGGACAACCCTGGTGTGTACACCAGGGTCTGCAACTATGTGGACTGGATTGCGAATACCATTGCTGATAACTAA
- the LOC131906828 gene encoding trypsin-4-like isoform X2 translates to MGTVMLPAFFFLLRITLTIQVVAFPFDDKIVGGYTCQKDSVPYQVSLNSGYHFCGGSLTNDQWVVSAAHCYKNRIQVRLGEHNINILEGNEHFVTVSKIIKHPDFDVKTLENDIMLIKLASPVTLNARVATVALPTYCAPAGTQCLISGWGDTLSFGVNHPDLLQCLDAPLLPQIDCETSYPGRITNNMVCAGFLEGGKDSCQGDSGGPVVCNGELQGIVSWGYGCALKDNPGVYTRVCNYVDWIANTIADN, encoded by the exons ATGGGTACTGTAATGTTacctgcttttttctttctactcAGGATTACTTTGACCATTCAGGTTG TTGCTTTCCCTTTTGACGATAAGATCGTTGGAGGATACACCTGCCAGAAGGATTCTGTCCCCTACCAGGTATCCCTGAACTCTGGCTACCACTTCTGCGGAGGCTCCCTCACCAATGATCAATGGGTGGTGTCTGCAGCTCACTGCTATAAGAA CCGCATCCAAGTGAGGTTGGGAGAGCACAACATCAACATCCTTGAGGGCAATGAACACTTTGTCACTGTTTCCAAGATCATCAAGCACCCCGACTTTGATGTGAAAACCCTGGAAAATGACATCATGCTGATCAAGCTAGCTTCCCCTGTGACCCTCAATGCCCGAGTGGCCACTGTAGCTCTGCCTACCTACTGTGCACCTGCTGGCACTCAGTGCCTCATTTCTGGCTGGGGTGATACCTTGAGCTTTGGCG TGAACCACCCAGACCTACTCCAGTGCCTGGATGCCCCACTGCTGCCGCAGATTGACTGTGAAACCTCCTACCCTGGAAGGATCACTAATAACATGGTCTGTGCTGGCTTCCTTGAGGGAGGCAAAGATTCATGCCAG GGTGACTCTGGTGGCCCTGTGGTCTGCAATGGAGAGCTCCAGGGCATTGTCTCCTGGGGTTATGGCTGTGCCCTGAAGGACAACCCTGGTGTGTACACCAGGGTCTGCAACTATGTGGACTGGATTGCGAATACCATTGCTGATAACTAA